Proteins from a single region of Clostridia bacterium:
- a CDS encoding septum formation initiator family protein, which translates to MAARKRRTRLPLIIFLIVCVYFTTLCYKQHLRIQQTNVKAEEVKNRIEQVKKTNQELEKDVEFSKTDEYIEKIAREKLGLVKPGETIYIRKQKGESN; encoded by the coding sequence ATGGCAGCTAGGAAGAGAAGAACTCGCCTGCCTTTAATCATATTTTTAATAGTTTGTGTTTATTTTACTACTTTGTGTTATAAACAACATTTGAGGATTCAACAAACCAATGTTAAAGCAGAAGAGGTTAAAAACCGGATAGAGCAAGTCAAAAAGACCAATCAAGAGCTTGAAAAGGATGTAGAGTTTTCAAAAACAGATGAATATATTGAAAAAATTGCTAGAGAGAAATTAGGACTCGTGAAACCCGGAGAAACCATCTACATAAGAAAACAAAAGGGCGAAAGTAATTGA
- the yabP gene encoding sporulation protein YabP, which yields MEDKRVANTSKTQNVYIQNRTRMTVTGIEDVDSFNEESVILFTSYGILTIVGQDLHINKLNIEEGELIIQGKIIGVNYSDAEDLKARSTGFLGKMFK from the coding sequence ATGGAAGACAAACGCGTAGCAAATACATCTAAAACACAAAATGTTTATATACAAAACAGGACAAGGATGACAGTTACAGGGATAGAGGATGTAGACAGTTTTAATGAAGAAAGTGTTATTTTGTTCACCAGTTATGGGATTTTAACTATAGTAGGCCAGGACTTACATATAAATAAATTAAATATTGAAGAAGGCGAACTGATAATACAAGGCAAAATAATTGGAGTAAATTACAGCGATGCTGAAGACCTGAAAGCAAGGAGTACAGGTTTTTTAGGGAAGATGTTTAAATAA
- a CDS encoding RNA-binding S4 domain-containing protein produces the protein MRLDKFLKNSRIIKRRTIANQACEKGRVKINGNIAKPATQLKEGDVIEIQFGENTAKYKVLQLSDHVKKEDAPKMYSQI, from the coding sequence ATGAGGTTAGATAAGTTTTTGAAGAATTCCAGGATAATTAAAAGGCGTACAATAGCTAATCAGGCATGTGAAAAGGGAAGAGTGAAAATAAATGGTAATATAGCTAAACCTGCTACCCAGCTAAAAGAAGGGGATGTGATCGAGATTCAGTTTGGGGAAAATACAGCTAAATATAAGGTGTTGCAGCTGAGTGACCATGTAAAAAAAGAGGATGCCCCCAAAATGTATAGTCAGATATAA
- the mazG gene encoding nucleoside triphosphate pyrophosphohydrolase: MQKIINVIGLGPGNYEYITLGALNLIKKYSNIYARTEFNPCIDYIKSLGIEIQSFDRIYEQSDSFEDVYSAITNSLIQSVEHEQDILYAVPGNPSANDLSVRFLIKKCDELNIELNILTGVSYVDAILNFVEWDMDRPVKALDPGQLNSRHIDTSEQIIIGPIYDRFIASETKIALIDIYGYDFDVQLVDLSGDSPIKRSIKLEYIDREKGSHAAYIFVPCVKFKKLKSFNFDDLLDIMDILRGPKGCPWDREQTYKSLKKCTLEEVYEVFDAIDSGDADRICDELGDLLFQIVFYARIAKEHQHFDMNDVITAVSKKMIERHTHIFGSETAETPGQVVENWEKNKKKKKGQLSYTQVMQDIPRNFPALLRSYKVQQKASLVGFDWDKVDDALDKIEEEINELKNVYFSENIGKIKEELGDLLFAVVNVARFFSIQPEFALNDATDKFIKRFEYIEQQSSNKGKKLETMTLEEMDKLWDQAKKLEEK; encoded by the coding sequence TATGAGTATATTACTTTAGGAGCATTGAATTTAATTAAGAAATACAGCAATATATATGCTAGGACTGAATTTAATCCTTGTATAGATTACATTAAATCCTTGGGCATAGAGATACAATCATTCGATAGGATATATGAGCAGAGTGACAGCTTTGAAGATGTATATTCCGCTATTACAAATAGCCTTATTCAGTCGGTTGAGCATGAACAGGACATACTTTATGCCGTACCCGGTAATCCATCAGCTAATGATTTAAGTGTGAGATTTTTGATAAAAAAATGTGATGAACTAAACATAGAATTAAATATTTTAACTGGCGTAAGCTATGTAGATGCTATCTTAAATTTTGTTGAATGGGATATGGATAGGCCTGTCAAGGCATTGGATCCGGGACAATTGAATTCAAGACATATTGACACATCAGAGCAAATAATTATAGGACCTATATATGACAGATTTATTGCTTCAGAAACAAAAATTGCATTGATAGATATTTATGGATATGATTTTGATGTTCAACTAGTTGATCTGAGCGGGGATTCACCCATCAAAAGATCTATCAAATTGGAGTATATCGATAGAGAAAAGGGGTCCCATGCTGCATACATATTTGTTCCATGTGTAAAATTTAAAAAGCTTAAGAGCTTTAATTTTGATGACCTATTGGATATAATGGATATATTGAGAGGCCCGAAGGGTTGTCCATGGGATAGGGAACAGACATATAAGTCACTTAAAAAATGCACTCTAGAAGAGGTCTATGAGGTTTTTGATGCCATAGATAGTGGGGATGCTGACAGGATTTGCGATGAACTAGGGGATTTGCTTTTTCAGATAGTATTTTATGCACGTATTGCAAAGGAGCATCAACACTTTGATATGAATGATGTGATAACAGCCGTATCTAAAAAGATGATTGAAAGGCATACTCATATATTCGGTAGTGAAACGGCAGAAACCCCTGGCCAGGTTGTTGAAAATTGGGAGAAGAATAAAAAGAAAAAGAAGGGCCAATTAAGCTATACTCAGGTGATGCAAGATATACCCAGAAATTTCCCGGCGCTTTTAAGGAGTTATAAAGTGCAGCAGAAGGCATCATTAGTTGGATTTGATTGGGATAAGGTGGATGATGCATTAGATAAGATTGAAGAAGAAATTAATGAATTGAAAAATGTATATTTCAGTGAAAATATTGGTAAAATAAAAGAAGAATTAGGTGACCTATTGTTTGCTGTTGTAAATGTTGCAAGGTTTTTCTCTATACAGCCTGAATTTGCGCTGAATGATGCCACAGATAAATTTATTAAAAGATTTGAGTATATAGAGCAGCAAAGCAGTAATAAAGGTAAAAAATTAGAGACCATGACTTTAGAAGAGATGGACAAGTTATGGGATCAAGCTAAAAAGTTAGAAGAGAAATAA
- the yabQ gene encoding spore cortex biosynthesis protein YabQ, producing MGLSVSNQITVFLYTIYGGVLIGLIYDLYKVFRIYRKPGKIATGIMDLFFWIIVALIAFNILFKSNYGELRGYAFLGFILGCLIYVKLCSKYIVNFLILVVKKMRKSAAIIYKVLIFPFDVLSKAIKGGGKWLYSRIPFLKKINLATNYIKGLFKQKNDK from the coding sequence TTGGGATTGTCTGTTTCCAATCAAATAACTGTTTTTTTATACACTATATATGGTGGGGTGTTGATAGGATTAATTTATGATTTATATAAGGTATTTAGAATATATAGAAAACCTGGCAAGATAGCTACCGGAATAATGGATTTGTTTTTCTGGATTATCGTTGCACTGATTGCTTTTAATATTTTGTTTAAAAGTAATTATGGAGAATTAAGGGGATATGCTTTTTTAGGATTTATTTTAGGATGTTTGATATATGTAAAATTATGCAGCAAGTATATAGTGAACTTTTTAATATTAGTAGTAAAAAAAATGAGAAAATCAGCAGCTATAATATACAAGGTATTAATATTCCCTTTTGATGTGTTGAGTAAAGCTATTAAGGGAGGCGGAAAATGGCTGTATTCTAGAATTCCTTTTCTAAAGAAGATAAATCTTGCAACCAACTACATAAAGGGTCTGTTCAAACAAAAAAATGATAAATAA
- a CDS encoding SpoIID/LytB domain-containing protein: MYKRSIQRLVCLTMVVLVVLAFAGCRKEEPRKPLPSIPEKDKTHHVKIPDSISIGDNKEPALKVYIEQEKQIKDIKFEDYIAGVVAGEMKNDWPEEALAAQAIIARSYVMNFIETKGGSRYKGAHISTDIEEAQAWNSSAINERVRKAVKNTRGMVIVYGDGFAKTWFHAHSGGRTATAKEGLAYKEPEPPYIQVVDSPDSREAPKNDVGWTAMFTKQELLKAMADTGREIEDFQKISIGQKGPSGRAVTIMVDDIQVSAPELRLALGSTKMKSTLLDKLSVEGDKVKISGRGYGHGVGMSQWGAYSMAKQGKSAQDIIRHYYKNIDIIKLWE; this comes from the coding sequence TTGTATAAAAGATCTATACAGCGTCTAGTTTGTTTAACTATGGTGGTATTGGTGGTACTGGCATTTGCCGGGTGTAGGAAAGAGGAGCCCAGGAAGCCTTTGCCATCGATACCTGAAAAGGATAAAACTCATCATGTTAAGATACCTGATAGCATAAGTATAGGCGACAACAAAGAACCTGCATTAAAAGTATACATAGAGCAAGAAAAACAAATAAAAGACATTAAGTTTGAAGACTATATTGCCGGTGTAGTAGCAGGAGAAATGAAAAATGATTGGCCGGAAGAGGCTTTAGCTGCTCAAGCTATAATAGCTAGAAGTTATGTAATGAATTTTATTGAGACCAAGGGAGGTTCACGGTATAAGGGTGCACATATCTCCACGGACATAGAAGAGGCACAGGCATGGAATAGTTCAGCTATAAATGAAAGGGTAAGAAAAGCGGTAAAGAATACCAGAGGGATGGTTATAGTGTACGGAGACGGGTTTGCAAAGACTTGGTTTCATGCGCATTCAGGGGGGAGAACAGCTACAGCTAAAGAAGGGCTTGCCTACAAAGAGCCGGAGCCCCCGTATATTCAAGTTGTGGATTCACCAGATTCTCGGGAGGCGCCAAAGAATGATGTAGGATGGACTGCCATGTTCACAAAGCAGGAATTGCTAAAGGCAATGGCTGACACCGGGAGGGAAATAGAGGATTTCCAAAAGATATCTATAGGTCAAAAAGGTCCTTCAGGGAGGGCTGTTACTATAATGGTGGATGATATACAAGTATCTGCCCCTGAGTTAAGGTTGGCCTTGGGAAGCACGAAGATGAAATCTACACTGCTGGATAAATTATCTGTTGAAGGGGATAAGGTGAAAATTAGCGGCAGAGGATATGGCCATGGTGTGGGTATGTCCCAATGGGGTGCCTATAGTATGGCAAAGCAAGGCAAGAGTGCTCAAGATATAATACGGCATTACTATAAAAATATAGATATCATAAAACTTTGGGAATAA
- a CDS encoding HU family DNA-binding protein codes for MNKADLISSMAEKSGLTKKDAEKALNAFTESVTEALVARDKVQLVGFGTFETRERSERKGRNPQTRETIIIPATTAPVFKAGKALKDSVNK; via the coding sequence ATGAATAAAGCTGATTTAATTTCAAGTATGGCAGAAAAAAGTGGCTTGACCAAAAAAGATGCTGAGAAGGCTCTAAACGCTTTTACAGAAAGTGTAACAGAGGCTTTGGTGGCAAGAGACAAAGTTCAGTTGGTCGGCTTTGGTACTTTTGAAACCAGAGAGAGGTCTGAAAGGAAAGGAAGAAACCCACAAACCAGAGAGACAATAATAATACCAGCTACAACTGCTCCTGTTTTTAAAGCTGGGAAAGCATTAAAAGACAGTGTGAATAAGTAG